The following proteins come from a genomic window of Kitasatospora sp. NBC_01246:
- the tuf gene encoding elongation factor Tu, translated as MAKAKFERTKPHVNIGTIGHIDHGKTTLTAAITKVLHDAYPEINPFTPFDQIDKAPEERQRGITISIAHVEYQTEARHYAHVDCPGHADYIKNMITGAAQMDGAILVVAATDGPMPQTKEHVLLARQVGVPYIVVALNKADMVDDEEILELVELEVRELLSEYEFPGDDLPVVRVSALKALEGDKEWGEKLLGLMHAVDEAIPTPARAVDQPFLMPIEDVFTITGRGTVVTGRIERGILKVNETVDIIGIKETKTTTTVTGIEMFRKLLDEGQAGENVGLLLRGIKREDVERGQVIIKPGSVTPHTEFEAQSYILSKDEGGRHTPFFNNYRPQFYFRTTDVTGVVTLPEGTEMVMPGDNTAMTVVLIQPIAMEEGLKFAIREGGRTVGAGQVTKILK; from the coding sequence GTGGCGAAGGCGAAGTTCGAGCGGACGAAGCCCCACGTCAACATCGGCACCATCGGTCACATCGACCACGGTAAGACGACCCTTACCGCGGCCATCACCAAGGTGCTGCACGACGCGTACCCGGAGATCAACCCCTTCACGCCGTTCGACCAGATCGACAAGGCGCCGGAGGAGCGGCAGCGCGGTATCACCATCTCGATCGCGCACGTCGAGTACCAGACCGAGGCGCGTCACTACGCCCACGTCGACTGCCCGGGTCACGCGGACTACATCAAGAACATGATCACCGGTGCGGCCCAGATGGACGGTGCGATCCTCGTCGTCGCCGCCACCGACGGCCCGATGCCGCAGACCAAGGAGCACGTCCTCCTGGCCCGCCAGGTCGGCGTCCCCTACATCGTCGTCGCCCTGAACAAGGCCGACATGGTGGACGACGAGGAGATCCTGGAGCTCGTCGAGCTCGAGGTCCGTGAGCTCCTCTCCGAGTACGAGTTCCCGGGCGACGACCTGCCGGTCGTCCGCGTCTCCGCGCTGAAGGCGCTGGAGGGCGACAAGGAGTGGGGCGAGAAGCTCCTCGGCCTGATGCACGCGGTCGACGAGGCCATCCCGACCCCGGCCCGCGCCGTGGACCAGCCGTTCCTGATGCCGATCGAGGACGTCTTCACGATCACCGGTCGTGGCACCGTCGTCACCGGTCGTATCGAGCGTGGCATCCTCAAGGTCAACGAGACTGTCGACATCATCGGCATCAAGGAGACCAAGACCACCACCACGGTCACCGGTATCGAGATGTTCCGCAAGCTGCTCGACGAGGGCCAGGCCGGTGAGAACGTCGGTCTGCTCCTCCGTGGCATCAAGCGCGAGGATGTCGAGCGCGGCCAGGTCATCATCAAGCCCGGTTCGGTCACCCCGCACACCGAGTTCGAGGCCCAGTCCTACATCCTGTCGAAGGACGAGGGTGGCCGTCACACCCCCTTCTTCAACAACTACCGCCCGCAGTTCTACTTCCGTACCACGGACGTGACCGGCGTCGTGACCCTCCCCGAGGGCACCGAGATGGTCATGCCGGGCGACAACACCGCCATGACGGTCGTGCTGATCCAGCCGATCGCCATGGAGGAGGGCCTGAAGTTCGCCATCCGTGAGGGTGGCCGCACCGTCGGCGCCGGCCAGGTCACCAAGATCCTCAAGTAA
- the fusA gene encoding elongation factor G, with product MAATSLDLARVRNIGIMAHIDAGKTTTTERILFYTGVSYKIGEVHDGAATMDWMEQEQERGITITSAATTCHWTLDGVDNTINIIDTPGHVDFTVEVERSLRVLDGAVTVFDGVAGVEPQSETVWRQADRYGVPRICFINKLDRTGANFFFCVDTIVERLGATPLVMQLPIGAEADFQGVVDLVRMKALVWTAEAAKGEMYDIVDIPADLVDQAEEYREQLLDTVSTVSDEVMELAMEGEAVPEELLIAAIRKGTLNSDFTPIFCGTAFKNKGVQPLLDAVVNYLPSPLDIESIEGTKPGDDTVKISRKASDDEPLAALAFKIMSDPHLGKLTFVRIYSGRLEAGTAVLNAVKGRKERIGKIYRMHANKREEIESVGAGDIVAVMGLKQTTTGETLSDEKHPVILESMDFPAPVIRVAIEPKSKGDQERLGTAIQRLAEEDPSFQVNTDEETGQTIIAGMGELHLEVLVDRMKREFKVEANVGKPQVAYRETIRKAVERIDFTHKKQTGGSGQFAKIQIAIEPIESGEGYEFVNKVTGGRVPKEYIPSVDAGCQEAMEFGVLAGYPLQGVRVTLLDGASHDVDSSELAFKIAGSMAFKEGARKASPTLLEPMMAVEVTTPEDYMGDVIGDINSRRGQIRSMDERYGARVVSALVPLSEMFGYVGDLRSKTSGRASYSMQFDSYAEVPRNVADDIIAKAKGE from the coding sequence ATGGCTGCAACCTCCCTTGACCTCGCCAGGGTCCGCAACATCGGGATCATGGCGCACATCGACGCGGGCAAGACCACCACCACCGAGCGGATCCTGTTCTACACCGGTGTCTCGTACAAGATCGGTGAGGTCCACGATGGCGCTGCCACCATGGACTGGATGGAGCAGGAGCAGGAGCGCGGCATCACGATCACGTCGGCCGCGACGACCTGTCACTGGACGCTCGACGGCGTCGACAACACCATCAACATCATCGACACCCCGGGTCACGTCGACTTCACCGTCGAGGTGGAGCGTTCGCTGCGCGTCCTCGACGGTGCCGTCACGGTGTTCGACGGTGTCGCCGGCGTGGAGCCCCAGTCCGAGACCGTGTGGCGGCAGGCTGACCGCTACGGCGTCCCGCGCATCTGCTTCATCAACAAGCTGGACCGCACGGGCGCGAACTTCTTCTTCTGCGTCGACACCATCGTGGAGCGCCTCGGCGCCACCCCGCTGGTGATGCAGCTCCCGATCGGTGCCGAGGCGGACTTCCAGGGCGTCGTCGACCTGGTCCGCATGAAGGCGCTGGTCTGGACGGCCGAGGCCGCCAAGGGCGAGATGTACGACATCGTCGACATCCCGGCCGACCTGGTGGACCAGGCCGAGGAGTACCGCGAGCAGCTGCTGGACACCGTGTCGACCGTCAGCGACGAGGTGATGGAGCTCGCCATGGAGGGCGAGGCCGTCCCCGAGGAGCTCCTGATCGCCGCGATCCGCAAGGGCACGCTGAACTCGGACTTCACGCCGATCTTCTGCGGCACCGCCTTCAAGAACAAGGGCGTTCAGCCCCTGCTCGACGCGGTCGTCAACTACCTGCCGTCGCCGCTGGACATCGAGTCCATCGAGGGCACCAAGCCCGGCGACGACACGGTCAAGATCTCCCGCAAGGCGTCGGACGACGAGCCGCTCGCGGCTCTGGCGTTCAAGATCATGTCCGACCCGCACCTGGGCAAGCTCACCTTCGTCCGGATCTACTCCGGGCGCCTTGAGGCCGGCACCGCCGTCCTCAACGCGGTGAAGGGCCGCAAGGAGCGCATCGGCAAGATCTACCGCATGCACGCGAACAAGCGTGAGGAGATCGAGTCGGTGGGCGCCGGCGACATCGTCGCCGTCATGGGTCTCAAGCAGACCACCACCGGTGAGACCCTGTCCGACGAGAAGCACCCGGTCATCCTGGAGTCCATGGACTTCCCGGCCCCGGTCATCCGCGTCGCGATCGAGCCGAAGTCCAAGGGCGACCAGGAGCGGCTCGGTACCGCCATCCAGCGCCTGGCCGAGGAGGACCCGTCCTTCCAGGTCAACACGGACGAGGAGACCGGCCAGACCATCATCGCGGGTATGGGCGAGCTGCACCTCGAGGTGCTGGTCGACCGTATGAAGCGTGAGTTCAAGGTCGAGGCCAACGTCGGCAAGCCGCAGGTCGCGTACCGCGAGACGATCCGCAAGGCCGTCGAGCGCATCGACTTCACGCACAAGAAGCAGACCGGTGGCTCCGGCCAGTTCGCGAAGATCCAGATCGCGATCGAGCCGATCGAGTCCGGCGAGGGCTACGAGTTCGTCAACAAGGTCACCGGTGGCCGCGTGCCGAAGGAGTACATCCCTTCGGTCGACGCCGGTTGCCAGGAGGCCATGGAGTTCGGCGTGCTCGCCGGCTACCCGCTCCAGGGTGTCCGCGTGACGCTGCTCGACGGTGCCTCGCACGACGTCGACTCCTCCGAGCTCGCGTTCAAGATCGCCGGCTCGATGGCATTCAAGGAGGGCGCCCGTAAGGCCTCTCCGACCCTGCTGGAGCCGATGATGGCCGTCGAGGTCACCACGCCCGAGGACTACATGGGCGATGTGATCGGCGACATCAACTCTCGCCGTGGCCAGATCCGGTCCATGGACGAGCGTTACGGTGCCCGCGTCGTTTCGGCGCTGGTGCCCCTCTCCGAGATGTTCGGCTACGTCGGTGACCTGCGCAGCAAGACCTCTGGTCGCGCAAGCTACTCGATGCAGTTCGACTCGTACGCCGAGGTTCCGCGGAACGTGGCGGACGACATCATCGCCAAGGCCAAGGGCGAGTAA
- the rpsG gene encoding 30S ribosomal protein S7 has product MPRKGPAPKRPVIIDPVYGSPVVTQLVNKILLHGKRSTAERIVYGALEGVREKTGSDPVVALKRALENVKPALEVKSRRVGGATYQVPVEVRPGRASTLALRWMVGYSRARREKTMTERLMNEILDASNGLGASVKRREDTHKMAESNKAFAHYRW; this is encoded by the coding sequence ATGCCTCGTAAGGGCCCCGCCCCGAAGCGCCCGGTCATCATCGACCCGGTTTACGGCTCCCCGGTCGTCACCCAGCTGGTCAACAAGATCCTGCTGCACGGCAAGCGCTCCACCGCCGAGCGGATCGTCTACGGCGCCCTTGAGGGCGTCCGCGAGAAGACCGGCTCCGACCCCGTCGTGGCGCTGAAGCGCGCGCTGGAGAACGTCAAGCCGGCTCTTGAGGTCAAGTCCCGCCGTGTCGGTGGCGCGACCTACCAGGTTCCGGTCGAGGTCCGTCCGGGCCGCGCCAGCACCCTGGCGCTGCGCTGGATGGTCGGTTACTCCCGCGCCCGTCGCGAGAAGACCATGACCGAGCGCCTGATGAACGAGATCCTCGACGCCAGCAACGGCCTGGGCGCTTCCGTGAAGCGTCGCGAGGACACCCACAAGATGGCCGAGTCCAACAAGGCCTTCGCGCACTACCGCTGGTAG
- the rpsL gene encoding 30S ribosomal protein S12 — protein sequence MPTIQQLVRKGRQDKVEKNKTPALKGSPQRRGVCTRVYTTTPKKPNSALRKVARVRLTSGIEVTAYIPGEGHNLQEHSIVLVRGGRVKDLPGVRYKIIRGSLDTQGVKNRKQARSRYGAKKEK from the coding sequence GTGCCTACGATCCAGCAGCTGGTCCGAAAGGGCCGGCAGGACAAGGTCGAGAAGAACAAGACTCCCGCGCTGAAGGGCTCGCCCCAGCGTCGCGGCGTCTGCACGCGTGTGTACACGACCACCCCGAAGAAGCCGAACTCGGCGCTTCGTAAGGTCGCCCGTGTGCGCCTCACCAGCGGGATCGAGGTCACCGCTTACATCCCGGGCGAGGGCCACAACCTGCAGGAGCACTCCATCGTGCTGGTGCGCGGTGGTCGTGTGAAGGACCTTCCTGGTGTCCGCTACAAGATCATCCGCGGTTCGCTCGACACCCAGGGTGTCAAGAACCGCAAGCAGGCTCGCAGCCGCTACGGCGCCAAGAAGGAGAAGTAA
- a CDS encoding DUF1707 and DUF4190 domain-containing protein: protein MAVQPWGEQGPGYGGRPPQVPAKPYAQPQPYAQSYAQPAPMPQSAMRAAHTDRDRTVDVLKAAYAEGRLSADEYGQRFDAASAAQTYGELARLVADLPSGPMVTPMPPMTAVGQPVPQTFLLPPPPVPTRPTNSTAVASMVLGLMGLGLPAVITGHIAKAQIRERNEEGDTMATVGLVFGYLASAVYTLLMLALIA from the coding sequence ATGGCCGTTCAACCGTGGGGCGAGCAGGGCCCCGGGTACGGAGGACGGCCGCCCCAGGTACCGGCCAAGCCGTACGCGCAGCCGCAGCCGTACGCCCAGTCCTACGCGCAGCCGGCGCCGATGCCGCAGTCGGCGATGCGGGCGGCCCACACCGACCGGGACCGCACGGTCGACGTGCTGAAGGCCGCGTACGCCGAGGGCCGGCTCTCCGCCGACGAGTACGGCCAGCGCTTCGACGCGGCGAGCGCCGCGCAGACGTACGGCGAGCTGGCCCGGCTGGTGGCCGATCTGCCCTCCGGCCCGATGGTGACGCCGATGCCGCCGATGACGGCGGTCGGCCAGCCGGTGCCGCAGACCTTCCTGCTGCCGCCCCCGCCGGTGCCGACCCGCCCGACCAACAGCACGGCCGTGGCGTCGATGGTGCTCGGCCTGATGGGGCTCGGGCTGCCGGCCGTGATCACCGGGCACATTGCCAAGGCCCAGATCCGGGAGCGCAACGAGGAGGGCGACACCATGGCCACGGTCGGCCTGGTCTTCGGCTACCTGGCCAGCGCCGTCTACACCCTGCTGATGCTGGCCCTGATCGCCTGA
- a CDS encoding ABC transporter ATP-binding protein, producing MQASAPPSPVPASPVPAAVSIQGLWKHFGSQAAVAGLSLELPAGAFIGLVGPNGAGKTTTLSMVTGLLRPDQGTVLVHGADVWADPVAAKARIGILPEGLRMFERLSGRELLQYNGRLRGLPGAEVDRRAEELLAVLDLAGDADKLVADYSTGMRKKIGLAAALLHNPDVLFLDEPFEGVDPVSAQTIRGVLKRYAAAGSTVIFSSHVMELVEQLCDWVAVVNAGRVIAQGPLDTVRGDRSLHEAFLDLIGVREDDGQALGWLGGER from the coding sequence ATGCAGGCGTCAGCACCGCCGTCCCCGGTCCCCGCGTCCCCGGTCCCCGCCGCCGTCAGCATCCAGGGGCTGTGGAAGCACTTCGGCAGCCAGGCGGCGGTCGCCGGACTGAGCCTGGAGCTGCCGGCCGGCGCGTTCATCGGCCTGGTCGGCCCGAACGGCGCCGGCAAGACCACCACGCTCTCCATGGTCACCGGCCTGCTCCGGCCCGACCAGGGCACCGTCCTGGTGCACGGCGCCGACGTCTGGGCCGACCCGGTCGCGGCGAAGGCCCGGATCGGCATCCTGCCCGAGGGCCTGCGGATGTTCGAACGGCTCAGCGGCCGCGAACTGCTGCAGTACAACGGCCGGCTGCGCGGCCTGCCCGGGGCCGAGGTGGACCGCCGCGCCGAGGAGCTGCTGGCCGTCCTGGACCTCGCCGGTGACGCCGACAAGCTGGTCGCCGACTACTCCACCGGGATGCGCAAGAAGATCGGCCTGGCCGCCGCGCTGCTGCACAACCCCGACGTGCTCTTCCTGGACGAGCCCTTCGAGGGCGTCGACCCGGTCTCCGCCCAGACCATCCGCGGCGTGCTCAAGCGCTACGCCGCGGCCGGCTCCACCGTCATCTTCTCCAGCCATGTCATGGAACTCGTCGAGCAGCTCTGCGACTGGGTCGCCGTGGTCAACGCCGGCCGGGTGATCGCCCAGGGCCCGCTGGACACCGTGCGCGGCGACCGCAGCCTGCACGAGGCGTTCCTGGACCTGATCGGCGTCCGCGAGGACGACGGCCAGGCCCTCGGCTGGCTCGGGGGCGAGCGGTGA